The window TAATGCTGACCCTAGCTCATGTTGTAGCTCTGCTGGTCCTGGCTGAAGGCATCATTTAGTTGCCACTTGCTGCTCATGTTTTAGCCCACCTGATCATTTCTCTCACGTAGGCTTGGTTTGTCCCCAAAGATCTTTGGTTGCAGGTTGGGCTagggaaaagagaaaaaaaaaataattagttcATTGAATTAACATGGTGGACAAGACTAGACCATTGTGCAGTCATACTGTACAATTATTCGTGTTAAGATACGTGAATGTCATCACATCCCATACGAACATCAAACCAGTGCCATTTCAAATAAAGTTCATTGAACCATTGTGACtgaatttttttgcattgttgggTAATAAATACCAGACAAATGAATCAGatcattcaaaattattttccatataaaaagtacattaaatacttaatatgggaaaaaaacaaacaaaaaaaaaacttaaatttaCCTTGTTTAAAGACAACCAGTTGAGAGATTAAAGTATCTGTAACTGAACCATCTTGaatattaaattatttaagTAAATGTAATGCAGTTTTTCCAGCCCAAGTGGAATGTACTGGGACAATTAATTCCATCTATACCTCAAATTTGGTTGTGATAAGTGAAATCCTTGTTGGCTTGACTTAGCAAAGTAAAAATTTTAGTCATTTTTCCTCACCTGGAGTATGTAGCTTCAACACAATCAAGAAGTTCCACAACCTTCTTCAGTGAAACACCATCAGGAGACACATCTGTAGAAAAGGAAAAGTTTTAACACAAACATGTAACTGGTCAATAACTGTCTCCCCTGAGGCACCTTTTTTCAGCTAAGCATTGGACTCCCCTTATTTCACCCCACCTGGAAAACAAAGAcctgcagacacacaaacaggTAAACGTTTCAAACAAGTACTTTTACAAAAATTCAGCTGCAGAACaagtcaatcaaaaataaaaaccttttcccatgaAAACAGCATGGACCAAGAGAACCAACACCCAAGCAGTAGCCATTGTTCTAGTGACAAATGTGGTGAAAGACTGACCAGGTGAGGTTTTATTGCAGGTACAAATTGCCTCCGATTAGATCCACCTGTGCCAGTGCAACAAGGCTGTAACTTGTAAAAaacttgtaaaaacaaaaaccaaaaaaaaaaaaaaacaatctaggTTCATATAGATAAATTTATGGTGAGCTCCTTTtggttgttgtaattttttgaaaatatttacattttattttgaaagcactTCAAGAAATTTTCTCACTTGGGATTCAGCATATGATAACtggatgaaaactaaaaaaaatgtgactagtTTTGCGATTCATggtaatcataaaaaaaaaaaaacacagtacgCCATTGTttagcgcatctgcctcacagacaAGAGGCTGGGTTGAAACCTGTGTATTTTATTctttagtttttcaaaataattgctttttttcgACTTCTTTAGCTAATAAGGGGCAAATTAAACAAAgacaggtcattttttttttcttttaattttgtacTTACTTGCAAAGTCTGTACATTTTTGCTTTTACAGTGATGACTTGAGGTACGACTTGAATCCGTTTTGTGACCATGCTCGTAATTTAAAGCATTTGTatctgaaataattttttcccccaccggaGAGAATGGAAATATCAAGAATTCGTTTAAACCTACACCCAAAACagatttgtgtaaaaaaaaaaaaaggtgacgcTTTCCTCAGTGTACACTGAGATGCAAATGCAAAaatcactgtaaaaaaatattagttggCTAATATTTTGCAAGtactgtatagagctcgtgcacgtgaagTCACattttgcacggcgccatattgccggtccaaCTTAACTGCTTGGCAAtgcgggagtcgttgaaccagagcagatttttcaaattgcccgagacctgttgtgctgttggttgtaacAACAGACGAGACGGTTCTTCAGagatattctatagaataccaacagaaaagaccagaaaagatcaatggattttggcaatgaaATGGGATTGATGGTGCCCAttgaaatacacacgcctgtgtagcgatcatttcatttcaggtaggaattatttttctcaatctcaaatgatcaagaagtatttataatgccaagttgactcatttgagaacaatttgtatttaaaaagataaaccgtctgtcacagagaggtttacggagatAAGCGTGTGGCAGCATAGGCTTCCGTGTAAGGAGATGACTTcctgtcctaaatttttttgcagtcatagttaatgaatgcaagtttgtgtaaaaccaggggttatttaaatatttctatTGAAAAAATGTGGTTGGGTATATGGGATTTTTCTTGATCGAGAATAGATCCAGCAACAACGTATTTGTATgcttccagacttttatatgctgtcaaactcttctgtgtaaatctcgacgacttactcaccagatacgtgtAGGTCCAGAAattcaagacaagcggaagcgtgTTAAGAGTCCAATTTCTTAACGGCAAAAacaactttggcattaaatatagatcctctatgccaagtgtctctaatttttccacgtaccttcctTTATCACCTACTAAaacgtttaacggtatcgggcaAAACTCTAGGCGTcttgctataagacatttttgatTCCTCTTGCCAGAATCAACTTGCAACAATACTTTGTCTTACTGGaaatatggccagtcatgtgattttatgacataggtgcacaagctctatatatattttgcaataAGTGAAATAGTTCTTTCAAATTCTAGTTATTTCCATGTGTGCATGCATATCAAGGAAATTACAGAACAGAAATTTTGGTTTAGAGTGATTTGCTGCACATCACTCAATGGTAGTTTTAGGCAGATTACTATCCAATGTTTCAGATACACTAAaatctgccccccaccccagacATTTCCCTCCAATGGAGTTTAGACAATCCTTTCCATAATTTAAGTGCACAATGCATCATCAATTTTGAGAAACTGCATTTGTGACAGGTGCCAAAATAAAACGAGAAATTTAGATTAGAAAATACACGTTCCATAAATTCAGTTCCCTCCTGGTACAACCCAGATAAAAGTACTGTTTTACATGTAAAGATAATTTGTATTATGTTTTGTGCATGTTACAAATCTTCCCTCTTTTGACCAAACTTTACCCCAACAATGTACATTGGTCATTTGTGTTAAGTCTTAGTAAAACCTGGGTCACATCACAAACTGATGGAACTGGTTTCTTGTGTGCACaagatgaacattttcaaaaacagtggtgaaaatgattttatttccatgctgttcaaaaatcaaacattcaCAATGAATCCCTCGTCGGTGGAATCATCCAGTCTGTCATTCTGCTGGAGTTTAAAGAACTCGCTCTGTTGGTTGTGGTCTGTCATGACATTCTGCTGGACTTGTTGAAAAGACTCCCTCTGTTGGTTGGAGCTTTTGTTGTTCTGGTTGATGCTCTCCTGGACTTGCTGACCCTTGTTCTGTTGGCCCTTGCCAGTCATATTGTTGCGCAAGGCATCATTCTGTTGCCCTTTGCCGCTCATGTTGTAGCTCTGCTGGTCGTTCTGTTGACCCTTGCCGGTTATGTTGGAGCTCAAGGCATCGTTCAGTTGGCCCTTGCTGCTCATGTTGTAGCTCTGCTGGTCATTTCTCTCATGGAGGATTGCTTTGTCTTGAAATACCTCCTTGGTTGCAGGTTGAGcttgatgggggaaaaaaaaaacagaatggtTAGACCCCTCTGCAGTCTTGCATTTATGAAGACTGTACAATTACCCATGTAACAAACCACCTATTCATGTTAAGACAAAATCATGCATCAACCTATGAATGGCATCACATAACTTCAGACCAGTGTTTTAAATCATAAAAGTCATTGAGCCATTGTGAATTTTTGTGCAATGTTGGGGAATAAATAACCAATTACATGCAATGATTCATGTTAAACCACTTTTGATACCAAGTATGTTGAATACTAGGAAATAAAGTGATAAGTTCAAATTTAACTTTAAGACTACCAGTTGAAAGATTAAAACGGTCTGacatcctattttttttcctttaaccaCACACactatgaaaactacataatattcacttcaatttctatATGGGGGGGAGCTGAGATcatgtcattcatgcacaaaagTCTCGCTCGACATCCCAGTAGCTGcaatattgcctgcaacgtcattttcAGACAttacactgggacagtcgccatagaaacacgctgtgccacttCCCATGGcagatgaaagatttttttccaacaccccTTCTTAGACTGAAACGCTTTtttgaagagaacatctcagaagcaagtgaagtgaccaggccCATATTACCTTATCGTTTTGAACCATATTAGACAATGCGGATCGCTTATAACTGACAGACTCCCAAAAAGTATGTAGCGTTCTCAAGTGAACCCATGCTGGATGAAGTAACTAGTGCCCAGACAGCACCTTTCTACTCAgcgcacgaaaaaaaaaaaaaaaaaaaaaaaaaaaaaaaaaaaaaaaaaaaaaaaaaagggcaggaCCTCAAGACTAACAGCAGGCCATGGAAGTAAATGTGCCAccagatttgaattaaaaatgccacttaaattttatgttgtaacattcacattatttcaaagtgaacacatttccaatagctgtatttcagtttagcttttcaatattaacaaatgcacaaaaaaaaaaaaaaaatttttcagtgtcctgagattcaactgggaAATTCACACTCCAACAACCAGAAAATACAGTTAGGCTTGTCAACATGACATCACCTACTAaaatttattacaaaaaaaaaaaaaaaaaaaaaaaaaaaaagtcaccaacaTTCCAGTTTTAAAAGTTAAGATTCAGCCCGAATTCAATGTATTGGGACAACAAATTCCATGTATACCTGTGACAAGCGAAATTTCTTGAGTGCAGCacgttttaatttaaaaaaaaaaaaaaaaaagtgtcactctAATTTTCTCACCTGGAGTACGTAGCTTCAACACAGAATTCAAAGAATCAAGAAGCTCAACAACCTTCTTGAGTGAAACATCATCAGAAGACACATCTATAGAAAAGGaagttttaaaaatcacaaacatgtaacttgtcaaaaaaaaaaaatggtctcccCTGCCACACCTTTTTTCAGCACAGTATTGGACTCCCCTTCTTTCACCCCACCTGGAAAACAAAGTcctgcaaacacacaaaaagtgctcaacattttatttcaggaCCAATacttattttaacaaaaattcaGCTCCAGAACAagtcaagtaaaataaataaaataaccttTTCCCATGAAGACAGCATGGACCAACAGAACCAAAACCCAAACAGCAGTCATTGTTCTGGTGGCAGATGGGACAAAGTCAGACCAGGTGAGCTTTTATTTCAGGTGCGAATTGCCTCCAATTAGTTCCACCTGTGCCAGTGGAATAAGGCTGcaacatttgattaaaaaaatgtccccgGTAATTGATATGgataaatatattttgagaGCTTTTAGTttatcatagtttttttttcaatgatgttTGGTTCaaacctgtgtggcatttgtttctttttcttgtagTGAGCTCAGTTTTGACCTTGGGTGTAAATAAGTTACAAATACTTGTAAATATTCTGttggagcggcacggtggctcagatggtaaagcgttggcctcacagttctgaggtccccggttcaatcccggacccacctgtgaggagtttgcacgttctcccagtgcctgcgtgggtttcctccaggcactctggtttccacccacattccgaaaacatgcaacattaacattggacactctaaattgcccctcgcaGTGATTGTTTGACTTGTCcatcttcatgtgccctgcaattggctggcaaccacttcagggtgtaccccacctcctgcccgttgaaagctgcagcactccctgcgacacttgtcaggataagtgcccaagaaaatggatagtgTGATAATCTATGCAAATAGTTCAAATACATCAAGCACAAGTGCCCAGCATTGGTCAAGAAATGTGGAACAGCACAGATATTTCTGCAGTTAAGTGTTCAGCAACAGGTTGTCATTACAATGGCATACAAAAATATAACTGCATCTTTAGTTCAGTATTGCTCTTTTTGATGTGTGTGCACACATCCAATTGGGCCACCAGAAGAAACTTAAGTTTTCacagggagaggaaaaaaaaagtcccccatACTGTATGCACTTTCTACACGAATCTTTAGAAATTACAGTCCTTGAATTTTAAAGTGCAAGAGCAACGTTTAGAAAACAATTGGCATTGCTGCCAGTGAGCCATTACCTTGTAAATAAGTCACACTATAGACAGTCCTTGACAGTCCCACAAATGCTACAAGCACAAAAAACTGCCTTGATACAGTCTTAGCGCAAACTATTGCAGGTAGGCTGGTCAATTTCAGTTGAACACTgtttaaattgtatttcatttgtgGTGTAAACATACTTTTTATATAAAGTTTAAACAGGtacttcaatgtattttttgggagCAGTATGGTTTAGGCCCACTGGACTAtagtttaaagtgggactgtcatccctataaacattctataatagatattgtaatgaaaaatacatagcagtattcacttcaatgtctatacgaaaaaaataaatgtaagcgaattgtgcgtcatccatgcgcaaagttgcgcaattgagtatccctcgacatccaagtggtcgccatattagtcgcgtcctctgtccttgatgtcatcgtcacttccgccgttgaaaatgtGCAGTGCCTGcgactatggaagccgaacaacagagatattcagatttttccaacaccgaagctcttttcgaaaaggacaacaccacacaaccgagtgaagttaccggggcaatattacactgttttgagccctcaggacaatattacactattgtttcgagccatattcagataagcgatcacggccaaaccgcatccccgtccgatccacttccgcagcagaGATGAGcacatcgcagccggccggtgtggcttatgacagagccgagctgtgctgctttagggggggtgttcacagacccCGCAGTAGTGAGCAACTCAGACGAGCCAGGgcactttatgcgcgcacgcgactgagtaacacaTTCTCTGCTGGGTTCTTCAGTGCctcccccgtcgcaaagcccgacgcgcagccttcgcagaagctgtgaccgcagGAAATTAGCCACACCAGTCGAGGCGTAGTGGTGGCTATAATGGAGCCGGGGCGTGCTGCTTTtggagggttgttcacagccaccgcagtacacGAACACTATGAgatgaggctgagtgagacattgttggctgggcgacgcgcacaaacatttcatacacggagcttttgttacgttatgagacaaAATtatgtggtctgccccaaactatcattttttttttcagcagctgTATAGACAccttatttggaacccacgaagctctcgtcctctgcacccatgcaatccatttttcacaacaaactgggtctctttcaaacttatgaagggtaattcaattctcccgagtgttcaagcaatggaacgagctggcattttggctaacacgaaggaacaacaagctaccttcctggaggtaaaactaatgtaaAGAAACAAGTCCACTCAGGGGCACccctgtcctttacatcacttcctgcttctcaaaaacaaatccctcgagaggatttccatggcgggagttacaaaaagctgtatgtgaaaatcatgttttgtggttttaaaaaaaaagctgttgggTTTTCCcccattaataatataccaaaaaaaaaaaatccatttcatgacagtcacaCTTTAAAAGTTTCTAAAATTGAAGCAACCCTAATAGTCAAAGTGGTGAACAGAAGGCTTTTAATTCTGACAGGAGTGACAGAACATCTTACTTGCCAATCAAATGTTTACAGCGAAGCCCTCATCTGTGGAGTCATCCAGGCTGTCATACTGGACTTGATAGAACTCGCTCTGTTGGTTTTGGTCAGTCTTGACATTCGGCTGGACTTTTTGAAAGGACTCACTCTGTTGGTTGAGGCTTTTTGTGTCGTTCTGGTTGACACTCGCCTGGACCTGCTGAAAGTCATTATGCTGACCCTTGGTCATGTTGTAGCTCTGCTGTTCCTGGCTGAAGGCATCGTTTAGTTGCCCCTTGCCACTCGTGTTGTAGCCCGCCTGGTTGTTCTTCTCGGGGTGGCTTCCTTTGTCTCCAAATACCTCTTTACTTGTAGGTGGGGCTTGATGGGGAAGGAATTTATTAGTTTTGCATTCAACTAAATGTGAGACAAGACTAGCTAGACCATTGTTCAGTCATATCTATGCTATAGATAAGTTTACAATGACACCATCTTGTGTCAGAGGTCAGAAAACAGGTGAAGCATGAAGTTCCCCCCCAACCATCAttaatttatccaattggtcCAGGGTTTGTGGCGACATCATTGGAATCCTATCCATTGATGAGCAGACTGTACAAATTATCCATGTAACCAGGAACCTATtcatgttaaagaaaaaaaaatgcattagccTATCATTGTCAACATCACATCCCACAAGAACTTCAAGCAGAAAGTTAATTGAACATTGTGACTGACATTTGTGCATTGTTGAGGGAGCAACTCATTGCTTCAGGCCATTCTAAAGAAGTGGTTTCACAACTTCTaaccagtttcttttttttttcttcctagcTCTATCCACATATACCTatttgaacccacaaagctcttgtcctttgcacctgtgcaatacatttttcatgacgaatcgggtgttttggaaatgtgtcaAGAGTGAACCTATCCgctcgagtgttcgagcaaaatccagcaacacaacgagccggcattttggctaacgtaGAAAAAAAACGGGTAAATTCTCACCGGTTCAATAAGTATATACACTTGACCCCACCACTGGAGGAGTTTGCAAACTACGTcacttcagattttttcaacCCAAAACCCCTGAGAGAATTATGTTgggaagtggggaaaaaaaaaaatatacagcaacACTGACATCCTGTGAAAAAACATGACTCCattccagctgttttttttttttttgattggtaAACATACTAAATTTCGGGTTTTATGTGTCAATGTCACTTTAAATGCACATTTAACGTATGAAGACAATACTGATACTATGATCATGTTATTCACTACTTTTCTCCATGTGTAGGCATTTTTAGACTCCATCTTCACCTTCCACATAACATGAAGagtcatttgactccaattcaTGAATCAGACAAGGCTGTCACATGACCACCCACAACCTTCACCATACAATGACACGTGTGTGGGGTGACCAAACCAAATAGCTGTCATGCAGCTATTATAGCTTTTAACTTGATTTCAGTAAGTTGAAATTACAATTTTGGTAGTCACACAGCAAAATTAGGTTGACAGACAATCACTAAGTCTGGTCAAACTGCTTTCTAGAATAAAACTAATGTTTGCTGAGCCATTCTAAACCATCCAATATTTGGCTAGTCAACCCAGCTCTAATGAACATTTACCCCGACTATAAAATTCATGCCAGTACTGGCACTGAACCAAAGCTTAACTCCTCACTGAAAGTGGTACTcaactttgtcaaaaaaaaacagcggggTGATTCTCAATGTTCTTGTGTCAGACAAGTGTTACAGAGAGCTGAGCTCTTCGATGCTGTACCAAAATCAAACATTCACAACAAGCCCCTCATCTGTCAAGTAATCATCCAGTCTGTCATTCTGTGAGACACTTTGGACTTGTTGGAAGGACTCGTTCTGTTGGTTGTGGTCAGTGTTTACATTCTGCTGGACTTGTTGAAAGGACGGTTGGTTGTGGTCCATTGTGTTGTTCTGGTTGACACTCTTCTGGACTTGTTGAAATAAGTCATGTTGACCCGTGATGATCACGTTGTAGGTCATTTCCTTCATGGTGGCTtgctttgtattcaaatgcctCTTTGGTCACAGCAGCTGTACATTAAATAACGTAAAAGGTAGTGTTCCAGTAAAACTCGTGGAGTCAAGAACCATTGACACTGAATATTTCTGAGTGCATCGtttggcaattaaaaaaaaaataaaaaaaactgtactgaTTCAGGTCATTATAAAGTACTGGCTAAAATGCTATAGCACAAGCATGACCAACAAAAACCCACTGAAGTAATGCAATACTGCAAACAGAAACACTACAGCACTTAAGGTATATGCAACTCAACTGGACATGggtatttatataaaaaaaaacacaattcagTTACAGAATGTTAATGAATTTATTTGGCTGAAATGTCACAAGCAAGTGTGTATAGGAACAAGAATTTCtgcaatatatatttatatataaaaaataattaaattcttGCAAAGTGAAGTGTTCCTTGGCATAGTAAACTGGAAACTCTAAAGTAATGCATCTCTACCCAATTTCTCACCTGGAGTATCTCGCTTCAATGCAGAATCCAAAGAATCAAGAAGCACAACAACGTTCTTAAGTGAAACATCATCAGGAGACACGCCTGTAGCAAATGAAAAGTTAACATCCCAAACATGTATTTTAATAGTGGTCTACACTGACACACCTCCCCTTGTTTGGCACCACCTGGGAAACAAAGGCctgcacacacaaaatcatCTCAGTAGTTCAAGCAAACTGTCATTTGAACAAGAATTCAGCAACAGAAAAATAACCTTGAAGACAACATAGACAAGCACAACCAATATCCGTACAGCAGCCATTTTTTCACTCGATGAAAGAGTGGCCAATCGAGCTTTTATAGCAGTTAACGAGTGACCGCACCAGATGGTCATTGTCTCCAATTAGCTCCACCTGGACCACCAGtacaacatttacaaaaaaaagtcaacttcaATTGACATGAATAAAACTTTGTTGAAATCTTTTTggttatcatatttttttcttacatgatgtttgcattttacttttaaagcccttttattttggaaattttCTCACGACAGATTATAGCATCATAATAACTGGATGAAAACTATGGAATAAAGTTGTGGCTGTGGCTTTTGTGATTTGTGATAATCGTCGAGGAAGCACAGACTCGCCAGTGTTTATGACATCTGTTTCACAGTCGTGACGTTGGGTTCaaacctgtgtggaatttgtggGTTCTTCTTGTGGTTACATTGGTTTTGTCCTCGGGTGGAAGGTTTCAAATACTTGTAAATGTACttcagaagattacaagtaaatGTACTTTGAGCATTTGTTTTGTCTGACTTTTTACTTtctaatttgaaaatgttagaCTCTTCACTTTGtcaaaatttttatttaaaactctacacatgacaaaaaaaaaatatctcaagataaccgcttttttggggggatactTAAGTACAGTCTGTATAATTTTAGATTCGTAGTGATCACTTGTGGTACAACTTTAATCTGTTCCTTAACCAAGTTCATTATTCAAAACACTGAAATCACTTTTTACCCACTGGAGTGAATGGAAATACCATGAATATATTCAAACCTACACCCAAtacacaaaataatgttttgtttttatgatcaAGAACATAGCACTCAGTcttattgtactttttaagtTATATAATCAGAATTAGggcagaggccctgtagctcagtggtgagcgcattggtttgataaaccaggggtcgtgagttcctatctcactggggcctctactccccaagggcatccggcgtatcTGAGATGTCACAGTGTGGACAGCTGACACTGAAAGAAACCTTTTGTTTATCTTCAAAACCGCATTTCTAAAcatcctacctgaaatgaaacatCTGATAAttcgactgtttttttttttttttttccagcatgaCAGATTAGAAGTCCAGGATTGGTTATTATGCATTAATGACTATCACTGGCATCCCCTGGACAAAGATGCTGGGGCAGATATTAAGCAGAAGAAAGTCCTTTGATTGTCAAACTATCTAGCTGGAGATTTTATTCTACTCTAATTTTTATGATGTGTCCACGTTTTTGTGCACATTTACCAATGGTTTGGTTCTTGGTCTCAGAGCTAATGCTCATACAATTATGGATGAAATTGATAATGGAAATTGAGTTGGACCATATTGACACTACACTCACAATGTATATTGTGAAAAGTGATGCATTTACAAAACACTATATGGTAGACATGTCTCTTAAGTATTAAAGTGGCACCAGGACAGCTGACAAAACAAATTCTCTGGTTCCAATTCTTGGAAGGCTTCATAAtgggacatttttcaaaactcACCCTTACAATGCAAACCATGCTGGTACTTTGTGCAAAGTGTGAGGACCATTAAGAGTTTCACTCAGTCCTCAAGTGATGCACCTGGGTCTTTACtctaacattttcaaaagtaaaaaaagaggTGAAGGCAACCATGAGctgcccaaaataaataaataaaaaagacaccAGAAATTCCATAGCAATGACTGCTCCCTTCAACATTGCAAGGATAGCCTTAACAAACTCAATCACATATTACATGTGTAGGTAATGTTTGTGTTATGTTTCATTTTTGGCTTTGCAACACTTTACAGATAATTTGGCATCTTTGTTAAAATATACCCCAACTAATTCATGTTGGCAATTTTAAGACATTTGACCAAAGGCAGTTTCACTGAATGTTTTCTAAAAGTGATGCACCCGTGTATAGTGTACAAAAcctgaatgttttcaaaaacagtCACTGCTGAAGATAAGGATTTTAATTCTATTTGACAAGTGTTACATAAAAACAAGAATCTgcaggccccatagctcagtggtcttggacttgaaaaaaagtcattatccTGGACCTTTCGCTCATGTTGTAGCTCGACTGGTCATGGTTAGAGGGATCGTTCTGTTGGCCCTTGCCGCTCATGTTTGAGGCAGGTTAAGAAGGTCATTTCTCTCACGGTGGCTTGGTTTGTCTTGAAATACCTCTTTGGTTGCAGGTTGGGCTTGATGGCAAAA of the Syngnathoides biaculeatus isolate LvHL_M chromosome 22, ASM1980259v1, whole genome shotgun sequence genome contains:
- the LOC133495696 gene encoding protein kinase 4-like, with product MTAVWVLVLLVHAVFMGKGLCFPGGVKEGESNTVLKKDVSSDDVSLKKVVELLDSLNSVLKLRTPAQPATKEVFQDKAILHERNDQQSYNMSSKGQLNDALSSNITGKGQQNDQQSYNMSGKGQQNDALRNNMTGKGQQNKGQQVQESINQNNKSSNQQRESFQQVQQNVMTDHNQQSEFFKLQQNDRLDDSTDEGFIVNV
- the LOC133495761 gene encoding uncharacterized protein LOC133495761 isoform X1, which codes for MSLITCYKSSPGLPFSTSATGTLAAVWALVPLVHAVFMGGLCFPGDVKQGESNAVLKKGVSPDDDALNVVELLDSVLKRHTPGVSPDDVSLKNVVVLLDSLDSALKRDTPAPPTSKEVFGDKGSHPEKNNQAGYNTSGKGQLNDAFSQEQQSYNMTKGQHNDFQQVQASVNQNDTKSLNQQSESFQKVQPNVKTDQNQQSEFYQVQYDSLDDSTDEGFAVNI
- the LOC133495761 gene encoding uncharacterized protein LOC133495761 isoform X2, coding for MSLITCYKSSPGLPFSTSATGTLAAVWALVPLVHAVFMGGLCFPGDVKQGESNAVLKKGVSPDDDALNVVELLDSVLKRHTPAPPTSKEVFGDKGSHPEKNNQAGYNTSGKGQLNDAFSQEQQSYNMTKGQHNDFQQVQASVNQNDTKSLNQQSESFQKVQPNVKTDQNQQSEFYQVQYDSLDDSTDEGFAVNI